A DNA window from Paenibacillus sp. HWE-109 contains the following coding sequences:
- a CDS encoding PhnD/SsuA/transferrin family substrate-binding protein, with the protein MKKLLVLAISLTLAAVVTGCASKAGDAEKAAVPVKTKDTITIAWYPNESGADLKDARDELGKVIETATGKKVEHKTTTDYIIAIEAIASGNADVAFMGPQGYIEANAKNKKVQPLVVMSGESGTLDDAVYYSWLNVRKGEEEAYKNGSSFSIDNIAGKKFSFVSNSSTSGFKVPSAGIVSYFSKKDKYKSLTTDDLIQGGKDKFFSEVLFGGSHQGSAVNLLTGKADIAAFCDTCVGNYVELSSGTANKPGAVYKVKQGAAEPFNTLIGKEFSLISVTPVLNSPFAINTNTISTDDQKKLKDAFISDIVTKNPKIILQKDSKESGMFKQKSGKEKFLTVEDAWFNPVRELSK; encoded by the coding sequence TTGAAAAAACTTTTGGTACTTGCTATTTCATTAACCCTTGCAGCTGTAGTTACAGGCTGCGCATCCAAGGCTGGCGACGCTGAGAAAGCTGCTGTACCCGTAAAAACCAAGGACACCATCACGATTGCTTGGTACCCCAATGAGTCCGGAGCGGATCTGAAAGATGCCCGCGATGAGCTTGGCAAAGTCATTGAAACGGCAACAGGCAAGAAAGTAGAGCATAAAACAACGACAGATTATATTATCGCCATCGAAGCCATTGCGAGCGGCAATGCGGATGTAGCTTTCATGGGACCTCAAGGATATATCGAAGCCAATGCAAAGAATAAGAAGGTTCAGCCTCTGGTTGTAATGAGCGGTGAGTCAGGAACGCTGGATGATGCTGTGTATTACAGCTGGCTGAACGTTAGAAAAGGGGAGGAAGAGGCGTACAAAAACGGCAGCAGTTTCTCGATTGATAACATTGCTGGCAAGAAATTCTCTTTTGTATCCAATTCTTCCACATCCGGTTTCAAAGTGCCTTCCGCTGGAATCGTAAGCTACTTCAGCAAGAAAGACAAATATAAGAGTCTGACTACCGATGATCTGATTCAAGGCGGGAAGGACAAGTTCTTCAGCGAGGTGCTATTTGGCGGCTCACATCAGGGATCGGCAGTCAACCTGTTGACTGGCAAAGCAGATATTGCCGCATTCTGTGATACTTGCGTGGGCAATTATGTAGAACTGTCTTCTGGAACGGCCAACAAACCTGGAGCGGTTTATAAAGTTAAACAAGGCGCGGCTGAGCCATTCAATACACTTATTGGCAAGGAATTTTCCCTCATTTCTGTCACACCGGTATTAAACTCCCCATTTGCAATCAACACAAACACCATTAGTACGGACGATCAAAAGAAGCTGAAGGACGCGTTCATCTCCGACATCGTGACCAAAAACCCGAAGATTATTCTGCAAAAAGATTCAAAAGAGTCCGGGATGTTCAAGCAAAAGTCAGGTAAGGAGAAATTTCTGACGGTCGAAGATGCTTGGTTTAACCCGGTTAGAGAGCTATCGAAGTAA
- a CDS encoding alpha-D-ribose 1-methylphosphonate 5-phosphate C-P-lyase PhnJ, translated as MQIQYNFAFLDEGSKREIRRATLKAIAIPGYQVPFASREMPIGRGWGTGGLQLTLSLIGKLDRLKVIDQGSDESVNAVSMKKLINKTTGVIAVEETSEATLIQSRHRIPEIPLKTGQILVLQVPMPEPLRMYESSELETKRLHGEKEYSGAWLMLFEQIMKYRSVSTGADHPVFVHDRYVMAPSPIPKFDNPKMNSSEALILLGAGREKKIYAVPPFTKVVSLAFEDVPFEPESFPGKSCKQCGAQDVFMDELYDTEEDANYYQCNDTSYCLSRMNQQFS; from the coding sequence ATGCAAATTCAATACAACTTCGCTTTTCTAGACGAAGGATCCAAAAGGGAAATTAGACGAGCTACGCTGAAAGCTATTGCGATTCCTGGCTATCAAGTCCCATTCGCCTCCAGAGAGATGCCAATTGGACGTGGTTGGGGAACAGGCGGGCTACAGCTTACACTCTCCTTGATCGGGAAATTAGACAGGCTTAAAGTGATCGACCAAGGCTCAGATGAATCGGTTAATGCGGTCAGTATGAAGAAGCTGATTAACAAGACGACGGGAGTCATCGCTGTGGAGGAGACTTCTGAGGCTACACTGATCCAATCACGGCATCGTATACCAGAAATTCCTCTGAAGACGGGTCAAATTCTGGTCCTGCAGGTTCCAATGCCGGAGCCGCTGCGCATGTATGAATCCAGTGAGCTGGAGACGAAGAGGCTGCACGGGGAGAAGGAATATAGCGGCGCATGGCTTATGCTGTTTGAGCAGATTATGAAGTATCGCAGCGTCTCCACGGGCGCTGACCATCCCGTGTTCGTACATGATCGTTATGTCATGGCTCCTAGTCCGATCCCTAAGTTCGACAACCCTAAGATGAACAGCTCGGAAGCATTAATTCTGCTTGGCGCAGGACGGGAGAAGAAAATTTACGCAGTTCCGCCATTTACCAAGGTGGTCTCCCTGGCCTTCGAAGATGTTCCATTCGAACCAGAGTCCTTTCCTGGCAAGAGCTGCAAGCAGTGCGGGGCTCAGGATGTGTTCATGGATGAACTTTACGATACGGAAGAAGACGCTAATTACTATCAATGCAACGATACGAGCTACTGTCTAAGCCGAATGAATCAGCAGTTTTCTTAA
- a CDS encoding phosphonate C-P lyase system protein PhnL, with translation MDSLLSIEQLSKSFTLHNLNKHINAVEDVNLYLKEGEFVGITGKSGSGKSTVLRCIYRTYLPHSGHIWYHSQRFGRIDLVTVSERMMIELRRFEIGYVSQFLNVMPRTTARELVRHAIVEMGYDTDYAENETVKMLEHFELDRSLWDSYPGTFSGGEKLRLNIARAMVKRPRLLLLDEPTASLDHGSKVKVKVLIEQLMKEGTTMLGIFHDLEFMENLCNREYQIKDGKFLMADRQTNLTPH, from the coding sequence ATGGATAGCCTCCTGTCAATCGAACAGTTGTCCAAATCGTTCACATTGCATAACTTGAACAAACATATCAATGCGGTTGAAGACGTAAATCTCTACCTGAAAGAAGGCGAATTCGTAGGCATTACCGGGAAAAGCGGAAGCGGAAAGTCAACCGTGCTCAGATGCATTTACCGCACATACCTGCCTCATTCAGGGCATATCTGGTATCATTCTCAACGTTTTGGCCGGATTGATCTGGTCACTGTGTCGGAGCGGATGATGATTGAATTGCGGAGATTCGAAATCGGGTATGTGTCTCAATTTCTCAATGTGATGCCGCGCACGACAGCCAGAGAGCTCGTCCGCCACGCCATTGTAGAGATGGGCTATGACACGGATTATGCGGAGAATGAAACGGTAAAAATGCTCGAGCATTTCGAGCTGGATCGAAGCTTATGGGACAGCTATCCGGGAACTTTCTCCGGTGGTGAGAAGCTGCGCCTAAACATCGCCAGAGCGATGGTCAAGCGGCCAAGGCTGCTGCTGCTGGATGAGCCCACGGCAAGTCTGGATCATGGCTCCAAAGTGAAAGTAAAGGTACTGATTGAACAGCTCATGAAGGAAGGCACGACGATGCTGGGTATTTTCCACGACCTTGAATTTATGGAGAACCTATGCAATCGGGAATATCAAATAAAGGACGGCAAATTCTTAATGGCTGATCGACAGACCAACCTTACACCACATTAA
- a CDS encoding ATP-binding cassette domain-containing protein — protein MSECSTPILSVKNLNKQFGAGCRECRDATKRQLDKNYCPVCSTVYSCQDISFDLFPGEVLGIVGESGSGKSTLMRCLYFDQEVTAGEAYLTPYKDGSSNLFEESSQQRRFIRNQLMGKVYQNPVMGLRMNFSSIGNIAEKMIAAGSRNVAAMESRGSELLERVHIPLYRMKEAPKNFSGGMQQRVQIAKAMSNNPPILLLDEVTTGLDLSVQANVLDLIKHLQRELNISILLVSHDLGVIRMLADRTMVMLDGQVVEQGLTDQILEDPQHAYTQQLVHSML, from the coding sequence ATGAGTGAATGTTCAACCCCGATCCTAAGTGTGAAAAATTTGAATAAACAATTTGGTGCAGGCTGCAGGGAATGCCGCGATGCAACAAAGCGCCAATTGGATAAAAATTATTGCCCTGTCTGCTCTACGGTGTATTCTTGCCAGGATATTTCGTTCGATTTATTTCCCGGCGAAGTTCTTGGCATCGTAGGTGAGAGCGGGAGCGGCAAATCGACGTTGATGAGGTGTCTGTACTTTGATCAAGAAGTAACAGCGGGGGAAGCGTACCTGACACCTTATAAAGATGGCAGCAGCAACCTATTCGAAGAATCCTCCCAACAGCGAAGATTTATCCGCAACCAGCTCATGGGCAAAGTGTATCAAAATCCAGTGATGGGGCTTAGGATGAACTTTTCCTCCATCGGAAATATTGCCGAGAAGATGATCGCCGCCGGAAGCCGCAATGTGGCAGCGATGGAATCCCGAGGCAGCGAACTGCTGGAGCGCGTTCATATTCCGCTCTATCGAATGAAAGAAGCACCGAAAAATTTCTCGGGCGGCATGCAGCAGCGTGTGCAGATTGCCAAGGCGATGTCCAACAATCCGCCTATTCTCTTGCTCGATGAAGTAACCACCGGACTGGATTTATCTGTGCAAGCCAATGTTTTGGATCTAATTAAGCACTTGCAGAGGGAACTGAACATCAGCATTCTGCTTGTATCGCACGATCTTGGCGTCATCCGGATGCTGGCGGACCGAACGATGGTCATGCTGGATGGACAGGTTGTAGAGCAAGGCTTAACGGATCAAATTCTCGAAGACCCCCAACACGCCTATACGCAGCAACTCGTTCATTCGATGCTGTAG
- the phnC gene encoding phosphonate ABC transporter ATP-binding protein, whose translation MTTLLELKQVSKQYGADTRALLDVNFAVKEGEFVSIIGPSGAGKSTLLRCINRMIDASSGEIIFDGASVLGFKKRDLKRLRTRIGMIFQHYNLVNRLSVIENVLHGRLGYKSTLAGMFGIYSEAEKRQAYSILQMLGLEEQVYKRCDQLSGGQKQRVGIARALIQNPKMLLCDEPIASLDPNASKIIMEHLRSICSKMGITVIINLHQVDIALKYSDRVIGVNKGTIIYDGHPAGIHADQLSKIYGAELHEFMADQGGQHAG comes from the coding sequence ATGACAACGTTATTGGAATTAAAGCAGGTATCGAAGCAGTATGGTGCGGATACAAGAGCGTTATTAGATGTTAACTTCGCTGTGAAAGAAGGGGAATTTGTTTCGATCATCGGACCTTCGGGTGCTGGGAAATCCACGCTGCTTCGCTGTATTAACCGTATGATTGACGCTAGCAGCGGAGAGATCATTTTTGATGGTGCGAGTGTACTCGGTTTTAAGAAACGCGATCTGAAGAGGTTGAGAACACGGATTGGGATGATTTTTCAGCATTATAATCTGGTTAATCGGCTGAGTGTCATCGAGAATGTTCTGCATGGACGGCTTGGCTACAAGTCAACGTTGGCCGGGATGTTTGGCATTTACTCTGAAGCAGAGAAGAGGCAGGCGTACAGCATCCTGCAAATGCTCGGTCTGGAAGAGCAGGTTTACAAACGCTGTGATCAATTGAGCGGCGGTCAGAAACAGCGGGTTGGCATTGCGAGGGCTCTGATTCAGAACCCCAAAATGCTGCTGTGCGACGAACCCATAGCCTCCTTGGATCCGAATGCTTCCAAAATTATTATGGAGCATCTACGCAGCATCTGTTCCAAAATGGGCATTACCGTTATCATTAATTTGCATCAAGTGGACATAGCTTTGAAATACTCAGACCGAGTGATCGGTGTAAATAAGGGAACAATCATCTATGATGGTCACCCGGCAGGCATCCATGCGGACCAGCTCAGCAAAATCTACGGGGCAGAGCTGCATGAGTTCATGGCTGATCAGGGAGGGCAGCATGCAGGCTAA
- a CDS encoding carbon-phosphorus lyase complex subunit PhnI: protein MGYVAVKGGTHAIEESLKRMQFERLKNNKVLDVDVIEAGMRGLIDQVMSESSFYSEQLAALAIKQAEGNPEEAVFLLRAYRSTLPRKHYSKTIQPEEMRVERRISASFKDIPGGQILGASADYSHRMLDFDLMDETEAEVSNWLQDFASGEGAEFMETAESRLPKVLDYLRKEGLIADCPTDHTEPDDVTRTSLTFPASRSEKLQILTRGQTGAVTSLAYAVIRGYGMIHPTVGELRVGQLPIYLENPLHPTHDEDDAYFIGEIKVTEVEMLVPATVEKENGHKELQLAFGYGLCFGQNETKAIAMSILDKSLEAGDKNVPTQNEEFVLYHIDSVESTGFISHLKMPHYVTFQSKLNDVRKTRKIQSKETEEE, encoded by the coding sequence ATGGGGTATGTAGCAGTCAAAGGTGGCACACATGCCATTGAAGAATCGTTAAAACGCATGCAGTTCGAAAGATTGAAAAACAATAAAGTCCTGGATGTTGATGTGATTGAAGCCGGGATGCGAGGTCTCATTGATCAAGTGATGTCAGAAAGCAGTTTTTATAGTGAGCAGCTAGCAGCTCTGGCTATTAAGCAAGCGGAAGGAAATCCCGAAGAAGCGGTGTTCCTGCTGCGCGCCTATCGGTCAACGCTGCCAAGAAAACACTACTCCAAAACCATCCAGCCTGAGGAGATGCGTGTGGAAAGACGGATTTCTGCTTCCTTCAAGGATATCCCTGGCGGACAGATTCTGGGAGCTTCTGCGGATTACTCCCATCGCATGCTGGACTTCGACCTCATGGATGAAACGGAAGCTGAAGTAAGCAACTGGTTGCAGGACTTTGCATCTGGTGAGGGCGCCGAATTCATGGAAACTGCAGAAAGTCGTCTTCCCAAAGTGCTGGACTATCTCAGGAAAGAAGGCTTGATAGCGGACTGCCCGACCGATCACACCGAGCCGGATGATGTTACGCGAACAAGCCTGACCTTTCCAGCCAGTAGGAGTGAAAAGCTGCAGATTCTGACAAGGGGTCAGACAGGAGCTGTAACATCTTTGGCCTACGCTGTGATTCGGGGATACGGCATGATTCACCCGACGGTGGGCGAACTGCGCGTAGGTCAGCTTCCAATCTACTTGGAAAATCCTCTGCATCCGACACATGATGAGGATGATGCTTATTTTATAGGCGAGATTAAAGTTACAGAAGTGGAGATGCTTGTCCCAGCAACGGTTGAGAAGGAGAATGGCCATAAAGAGCTTCAACTGGCATTCGGCTATGGGCTCTGCTTTGGGCAGAATGAAACGAAAGCCATCGCCATGAGCATTTTGGATAAAAGCCTTGAGGCTGGTGACAAAAATGTTCCGACGCAGAACGAAGAGTTCGTGCTATATCATATCGACTCCGTGGAATCGACAGGCTTCATTTCACACTTGAAAATGCCGCACTATGTGACCTTTCAATCCAAGCTTAACGATGTGCGCAAAACAAGGAAGATCCAGTCGAAGGAAACGGAAGAGGAGTAG
- the phnM gene encoding phosphonate metabolism protein PhnM, which translates to MYLITNGIIITEETLLEGYDLLVQHDRIAKIARQGEFIVDANTEIIDACGGYIAPGLIDIHSDYIEHMTAPRPTSLIDFRLSLRETEKELIAHGITTMFHSLSIFKSVDYKYRPIREPENVRKLVDLIDETHNSKHLVRHRFHARFEIDNLDEIESLKSYILEEKVHLLSFMDHTPGQGQYRDLEMYKKTIRGYEDVSDENVELIIANHQSKQKMTVDAIREIAEMAKARNIAVASHDDDSVEKLDLVQSFGTTISEFPITLEIARKAKEKGMFTIAGAPNVILGGSHSGNLSAAEAVNDGSIDILCSDYYPSAMLHAVFQLASQYKKSLAEMFKLVTLNPARAVNMDEQLGSIREGKKADLLIIERLEPDDFPVITAVMVDGKLIQKTNYRI; encoded by the coding sequence ATGTATCTGATAACGAACGGCATTATTATTACAGAAGAAACGCTATTAGAAGGTTATGACCTGCTTGTCCAGCACGATCGAATCGCTAAGATCGCACGTCAAGGTGAGTTTATTGTAGATGCCAATACAGAAATTATTGATGCGTGTGGCGGATACATTGCTCCAGGGCTTATCGATATCCATTCCGACTATATTGAGCATATGACGGCTCCAAGGCCTACATCTTTAATCGATTTCCGCCTGAGTCTGCGCGAGACGGAGAAGGAGTTGATCGCTCACGGTATCACGACCATGTTTCATTCCTTATCCATTTTCAAGTCTGTCGATTATAAGTATCGGCCTATCCGAGAGCCTGAGAATGTGCGCAAGCTGGTTGACCTGATCGATGAGACGCACAATAGCAAGCATTTGGTCCGTCACCGGTTTCATGCCAGATTCGAGATTGATAATCTGGATGAAATCGAAAGCTTAAAAAGCTACATCTTGGAGGAAAAGGTCCATCTCCTATCCTTCATGGATCATACGCCAGGCCAAGGGCAGTACAGGGATTTGGAAATGTATAAAAAGACAATTCGCGGATACGAAGACGTTTCGGATGAAAATGTGGAACTCATTATTGCTAATCACCAGTCCAAGCAGAAAATGACCGTGGATGCCATCCGTGAAATCGCCGAGATGGCCAAAGCCAGAAATATTGCCGTTGCTTCGCATGATGACGATTCTGTGGAAAAGCTGGATTTGGTGCAGAGTTTCGGCACGACGATCAGCGAATTCCCGATTACGCTTGAAATTGCCCGCAAAGCGAAGGAAAAAGGAATGTTCACGATAGCCGGAGCGCCTAACGTTATACTGGGAGGCTCGCATAGCGGCAATCTCTCTGCTGCGGAGGCTGTCAACGACGGCTCTATCGATATTCTATGCAGCGATTACTATCCATCTGCGATGCTTCACGCCGTCTTTCAACTAGCCAGTCAGTATAAGAAGAGCTTGGCCGAAATGTTCAAACTCGTCACCCTGAATCCTGCAAGAGCCGTTAATATGGATGAGCAGTTAGGTTCGATTCGAGAAGGGAAGAAGGCGGATCTGCTCATTATTGAACGGTTGGAGCCTGATGATTTCCCTGTCATTACAGCAGTAATGGTAGATGGCAAGTTGATTCAGAAAACGAATTATAGAATTTAA